The segment ACGTCTTGTTGTATTTTCGCTTTTCCATTTAATTAAACATCACTGTTCTCTTAAATTTAACCCAAGGGAACTGCATTCTTCGTTTTAAATGAACGCATTTGATCATTCATTTTTGATGGTTCCCCCGAAGGGCCACAAGATACACATGACGCAGCCCAACCCTGAATTTAACCATCATCACCAGCTTTGCCGAAATGAGCAAGATGAACCTTCGGGACATCCCGGTTCGTATTGCGAATTTGCAGTCCGGATTTGCAAGCAGCCAACCGGGTTTCTATAACTGTCAGGGAATGACACAGGATTGGCCGACATGATCATCGATTGGGACGAAATCGCCAGACCGGCCCTGCCCGCCAATTGCGGATGGCGCGGCACCTATCGCGTGCGATATTCGGAAATTGGGGATAACGGCCTTGCGATGCTGTCGGCTCTTGCCGATTACATGCAGGATGCGGCTGGCTGGGGCGCCCGTATCCTGAAACTGGCCTATGACGATACGGTGGATCAGGGCATAGCATGGGTGCTGGCACGCATGGTCATTCATGTGCGGCGCTATCCCGGCAATGGCGAGGATATCATTGTCGAAACATGGCCATCCGGCGTTGCAAGACGTGTTGCCACCCGCGATTTCCGTCTGATCGATGGCAAGGGTGATGTGATTGCAGTCGCGCAAAGCTTCTGGGTGATGTTTGACCTGATTGAACGGCGCGCGGCAAGCTGGCCCGACTGGATCGAGGAAAGGCTGCCAGACCCGCCCGGCCCCAAGCTGATCGCACCGCCGTTTCGACCGCCCTTTACCAGCGACCCGTTACCCGAAATCGACAGCATAAAGGCCCGGCCATCCGACCTTGACCTGTATGGGCATGTCAACAATGTCCGCCTGATGCAGTGGGTCCTCGGCGCAACCGGTGCGGATGCAAAACCGGACTTCCATCCCGAAAGCATCGATATCCAGTTCCGCACCGAATGCCGGGTACAGGAACGGGTCACGGTGCGCCAGAAGGACGGATTTGCCGCGATTACACGT is part of the Thalassospira lucentensis genome and harbors:
- a CDS encoding acyl-[acyl-carrier-protein] thioesterase — its product is MIIDWDEIARPALPANCGWRGTYRVRYSEIGDNGLAMLSALADYMQDAAGWGARILKLAYDDTVDQGIAWVLARMVIHVRRYPGNGEDIIVETWPSGVARRVATRDFRLIDGKGDVIAVAQSFWVMFDLIERRAASWPDWIEERLPDPPGPKLIAPPFRPPFTSDPLPEIDSIKARPSDLDLYGHVNNVRLMQWVLGATGADAKPDFHPESIDIQFRTECRVQERVTVRQKDGFAAITRDSDGTDLVRASVTQAS